From Primulina tabacum isolate GXHZ01 chromosome 2, ASM2559414v2, whole genome shotgun sequence, one genomic window encodes:
- the LOC142535008 gene encoding putative E3 ubiquitin-protein ligase LIN isoform X2, with product MASLHKLLSEEGFQRQKLRKPPKKVKFKDVNAQEESIALPIYICHDRRSFDSSLQRAERALSHKSSSVLSSRRGGSGSERSNYTRSVSEGNVPRRDEPAIDDVAIKAMISILNGYVGQYLRDKNFRESVREKCYSCFARRKKHSDNDIFAHMELGIQSIERLVEKYDAKKGMDLDSLQKSIKLFDFVASLNPKNSRNNASTCGTPNSCLSACAQLYLSIVYKIVRNDRISARHLLQVFCDSPFLARTRLLPELWEHFFLPHLLHLKIWYTKELEFLSVSDYDQNDKKIKALNELYNDQMDTGTMKFALYYKEWLKIGAQAPSIPSIPLPSKLSNASSRRRSADSVNSHFPLSDKSLYQEVFGPIPKERSIDIDNRNGALKNDWDTEEENIISLEDDKKAMVQLKSSSPSYRMQEVELRSDRKKKDYFRFLACRTEPVVCFLKGVNLPKNYEKFKNDGTVNHIESGDMTRVIATICSSESLSDCEMAIRSISKYWLNSHGDPRIENSLSQPSVIQGIMEVLFVSDEDEILELAISILAELATKSETIRQFILNSDPQLDVSLRLLRSGSLFLKAAVLLYLVKPKAKQMISSEWIPLVLRVLEFGDHVQTLFAVKCRPHEAAYYFLDQLLTGFNEDKNLENARQLISLGGLGLLVRRMDEGKTFEKSEAASVIYYCIQANGSCRHYLAKNSRKDTILSLLVQGKHTKSQGRALELLTESLCLNRKQRMESLSALTKGWDCLNTLHILLLCLQKARLQECAIIAVILLQLDLMGDPLECSIYREEAIDAIVKALDCRVFDERVQEKTARALLILGGHFSYTGEPEVEKWLLRTAGFDENSETSCYGMDSDIHGFLNLGEEDKTTENLQSKAAMVLLSKGNTRLISSLSNSIGSGIPCLARASLVTVCWMSCGFRLLEDKELQYAACSILVPQLIQFLNHDSALEERVLVSFSLLTLTKGTDYFATSPLDKGVLGCLGRLSDVTWTAEELISHITSTSSSMDPFS from the exons ATGGCATCCCTCCATAAACTTCTGTCCGAAGAGGGGTTCCAGCGCCAAAAATTGCGGAAACCGCCGAAAAAGGTGAAGTTTAAGGATGTTAATGCTCAAGAAGAGTCCATTGCACTGCCTATATACATCTGCCATGACAGGAGAAGCTTTGATTCCTCGTTACAGAGAGCTGAGAGGGCACTTTCACACAAGAGTTCTTCTGTTTTATCGTCAAGAAGAGGAGGGTCGGGTTCCGAAAGATCGAACTACACGAGATCGGTATCTGAAGGGAATGTTCCTCGGAGAGATGAGCCCGCCATTGATGATGTTGCGATTAAAGCTATGATATCAATTTTGAATGGATACGTTGGCCAGTATTTGAGAGACAAGAATTTCCGTGAGAGCGTACGAGAAAAGTGTTATTCTTGCTTCGCGAGGAGGAAGAAACATTCGGATAACGACATTTTTGCTCACATGGAGTTGGGAATTCAGAGCATCGAAAGATTGGTTGAGAAATACGACGCCAAGAAGGGAATGGATTTAGATTCTTTGCAAAAATCGATCAAACTTTTTGATTTTGTAGCGTCGCTGAATCCCAAGAATTCAAGAAATAATGCTTCAACTTGTGGAACACCCAATTCTTGTCTCTCTGCTTGTGCGCAGCTTTACTTATCGATAGTCTACAAAATCGTAAGAAATGACAGAATTTCAGCTCGGCACCTGCTGCAGGTTTTCTGCGATTCGCCGTTTCTTGCTCGAACACGCTTGCTTCCGGAACTTTGGGAGCATTTCTTTCTTCCCCACCTTCTCCATCTCAAGATTTGGTACACTAAAGAGCTTGAGTTTCTTTCTGTTTCCGATTACGACCAAAATGACAAAAAGATTAAAGCTTTGAACGAGCTATACAATGATCAGATGGATACTGGGACAATGAAGTTTGCTCTGTACTACAAAGAGTGGCTCAAAATTGGCGCTCAAGCCCCATCTATTCCTTCAATCCCTTTGCCTTCAAAACTGAGCAATGCGAGTTCAAGAAGGAGATCTGCAGATTCGGTTAATTCTCATTTCCCTTTGAGCGATAAATCACT ATATCAAGAAGTCTTTGGCCCCATTCCAAAGGAGAggtcgattgacattgacaatAGGAATGGAGCTTTGAAAAACGATTGGGATACGgaggaagaaaatattattagCCTAGAAGACGAT AAGAAAGCCATGGTTCAGCTAAAGTCTTCAAGTCCAAGTTATCGAATGCAGGAAGTTGAGCTACGGTCTGACAGAAAGAAAAAAGATTATTTCCGGTTTTTGGCTTGCCGGACTGAACCAGTAGTGTGTTTTTTAAAGGGAGTTAATTTGCCGAAGAATTATGAGAAATTTAAGAATGATGGAACTGTGAATCATATTGAGTCAGGTGACATGACTCGAGTTATTGCCACTATTTGCTCTTCAGAGAGCTTGAGTGATTGTGAAATGGCCATTCGCTCTATTAGCAAATACTGGTTAAATTCTCATGGAGATCCTAGAATCGAAAATTCGTTGTCACAGCCATCTGTTATACAAGGAATAATGGAAGTTCTGTTTGTTTCCGATGAAGATGAAATATTGGAGCTGGCTATATCAATTTTGGCAGAGTTAGCTACAAAGAGTGAAACAATTAGACAATTCATATTGAATTCGGATCCACAGCTTGATGTTTCCCTGAGACTATTGAGAAGTGGCAGCCTATTCCTAAAAGCTGCAGTTTTGCTTTATCTAGTGAAACCAAAGGCAAAACAGATGATATCTTCGGAGTGGATTCCATTAGTTCTTCGAGTTTTGGAATTCGGTGACCATGTGCAGACATTATTCGCTGTTAAATGCCGCCCTCATGAAGCAGCATATTACTTCCTAGACCAACTCTTAACCGGTTTTAACGAAGATAAAAATCTCGAGAATGCTAGACAGTTAATTTCACTTGGTGGATTAGGTTTATTAGTAAGGAGGATGGATGAAGGGAAAACTTTTGAGAAAAGCGAAGCTGCTTCTGTTATTTATTATTGCATTCAAGCCAATGGAAGTTGTCGACACTATTTAGCGAAAAACTCGAGAAAAGACACAATTTTATCACTCTTAGTTCAAGGGAAGCACACAAAATCTCAAGGGCGTGCTCTTGAGTTGCTGACAGAGTCACTTTGCCTTAACAG AAAACAAAGAATGGAGTCCTTAAGCGCGCTAACAAAAGGGTGGGACTGCTTAAACACACTGCATATTTTGTTGCTATGCCTCCAAAAGGCTCGACTGCAAGAGTGTGCCATCATTGCAGTGATATTGCTACAGCTAGATCTTATG GGTGATCCTTTGGAATGTAGTATATACAGAGAAGAGGCAATAGATGCCATTGTAAAAGCACTAGATTGTAGGGTGTTCGACGAGAGGGTGCAGGAGAAGACAGCAAGGGCACTGTTGATTCTGGGCGGGCACTTTTCTTACACCGGCGAGCCAGAGGTGGAGAAATGGCTGTTAAGAACAGCAGGCTTCGACGAGAACAGTGAAACTTCATGTTATGGAATGGATTCTGATATACATGGATTCCTAAACCTG GGTGAAGAGGATAAAACGACGGAAAATTTGCAAAGCAAAGCAGCAATGGTGTTGCTTAGCAAGGGAAACACAAGATTAATTTCTTCACTCTCGAATTCAATAGGCAGCGGAATCCCATGTCTTGCAAGAGCAAGCCTGGTGACTGTCTGCTGGATGAGCTGTGGCTTCCGTCTCCTAGAAGACAAAGAGCTTCAATATGCAGCATGCTCAATCCTTGTGCCACAGTTGATACAGTTCTTGAATCACGACAGTGCTCTTGAGGAAAGGGTTCTTGTTTCATTTTCTCTGCTAACTCTTACAAAGGGCACAG ATTATTTTGCTACGTCGCCTTTGGATAAAGGAGTTCTTGGTTGCCTAGGCCGGCTTTCCGATGTAACATGGACGGCTGAGGAGCTTATTTCACATATCACCTCCACTTCAAGTTCAATGGATCCATTTTCTTGA
- the LOC142535008 gene encoding putative E3 ubiquitin-protein ligase LIN isoform X1: MASLHKLLSEEGFQRQKLRKPPKKVKFKDVNAQEESIALPIYICHDRRSFDSSLQRAERALSHKSSSVLSSRRGGSGSERSNYTRSVSEGNVPRRDEPAIDDVAIKAMISILNGYVGQYLRDKNFRESVREKCYSCFARRKKHSDNDIFAHMELGIQSIERLVEKYDAKKGMDLDSLQKSIKLFDFVASLNPKNSRNNASTCGTPNSCLSACAQLYLSIVYKIVRNDRISARHLLQVFCDSPFLARTRLLPELWEHFFLPHLLHLKIWYTKELEFLSVSDYDQNDKKIKALNELYNDQMDTGTMKFALYYKEWLKIGAQAPSIPSIPLPSKLSNASSRRRSADSVNSHFPLSDKSLYQEVFGPIPKERSIDIDNRNGALKNDWDTEEENIISLEDDKKAMVQLKSSSPSYRMQEVELRSDRKKKDYFRFLACRTEPVVCFLKGVNLPKNYEKFKNDGTVNHIESGDMTRVIATICSSESLSDCEMAIRSISKYWLNSHGDPRIENSLSQPSVIQGIMEVLFVSDEDEILELAISILAELATKSETIRQFILNSDPQLDVSLRLLRSGSLFLKAAVLLYLVKPKAKQMISSEWIPLVLRVLEFGDHVQTLFAVKCRPHEAAYYFLDQLLTGFNEDKNLENARQLISLGGLGLLVRRMDEGKTFEKSEAASVIYYCIQANGSCRHYLAKNSRKDTILSLLVQGKHTKSQGRALELLTESLCLNRRKQRMESLSALTKGWDCLNTLHILLLCLQKARLQECAIIAVILLQLDLMGDPLECSIYREEAIDAIVKALDCRVFDERVQEKTARALLILGGHFSYTGEPEVEKWLLRTAGFDENSETSCYGMDSDIHGFLNLGEEDKTTENLQSKAAMVLLSKGNTRLISSLSNSIGSGIPCLARASLVTVCWMSCGFRLLEDKELQYAACSILVPQLIQFLNHDSALEERVLVSFSLLTLTKGTDYFATSPLDKGVLGCLGRLSDVTWTAEELISHITSTSSSMDPFS, encoded by the exons ATGGCATCCCTCCATAAACTTCTGTCCGAAGAGGGGTTCCAGCGCCAAAAATTGCGGAAACCGCCGAAAAAGGTGAAGTTTAAGGATGTTAATGCTCAAGAAGAGTCCATTGCACTGCCTATATACATCTGCCATGACAGGAGAAGCTTTGATTCCTCGTTACAGAGAGCTGAGAGGGCACTTTCACACAAGAGTTCTTCTGTTTTATCGTCAAGAAGAGGAGGGTCGGGTTCCGAAAGATCGAACTACACGAGATCGGTATCTGAAGGGAATGTTCCTCGGAGAGATGAGCCCGCCATTGATGATGTTGCGATTAAAGCTATGATATCAATTTTGAATGGATACGTTGGCCAGTATTTGAGAGACAAGAATTTCCGTGAGAGCGTACGAGAAAAGTGTTATTCTTGCTTCGCGAGGAGGAAGAAACATTCGGATAACGACATTTTTGCTCACATGGAGTTGGGAATTCAGAGCATCGAAAGATTGGTTGAGAAATACGACGCCAAGAAGGGAATGGATTTAGATTCTTTGCAAAAATCGATCAAACTTTTTGATTTTGTAGCGTCGCTGAATCCCAAGAATTCAAGAAATAATGCTTCAACTTGTGGAACACCCAATTCTTGTCTCTCTGCTTGTGCGCAGCTTTACTTATCGATAGTCTACAAAATCGTAAGAAATGACAGAATTTCAGCTCGGCACCTGCTGCAGGTTTTCTGCGATTCGCCGTTTCTTGCTCGAACACGCTTGCTTCCGGAACTTTGGGAGCATTTCTTTCTTCCCCACCTTCTCCATCTCAAGATTTGGTACACTAAAGAGCTTGAGTTTCTTTCTGTTTCCGATTACGACCAAAATGACAAAAAGATTAAAGCTTTGAACGAGCTATACAATGATCAGATGGATACTGGGACAATGAAGTTTGCTCTGTACTACAAAGAGTGGCTCAAAATTGGCGCTCAAGCCCCATCTATTCCTTCAATCCCTTTGCCTTCAAAACTGAGCAATGCGAGTTCAAGAAGGAGATCTGCAGATTCGGTTAATTCTCATTTCCCTTTGAGCGATAAATCACT ATATCAAGAAGTCTTTGGCCCCATTCCAAAGGAGAggtcgattgacattgacaatAGGAATGGAGCTTTGAAAAACGATTGGGATACGgaggaagaaaatattattagCCTAGAAGACGAT AAGAAAGCCATGGTTCAGCTAAAGTCTTCAAGTCCAAGTTATCGAATGCAGGAAGTTGAGCTACGGTCTGACAGAAAGAAAAAAGATTATTTCCGGTTTTTGGCTTGCCGGACTGAACCAGTAGTGTGTTTTTTAAAGGGAGTTAATTTGCCGAAGAATTATGAGAAATTTAAGAATGATGGAACTGTGAATCATATTGAGTCAGGTGACATGACTCGAGTTATTGCCACTATTTGCTCTTCAGAGAGCTTGAGTGATTGTGAAATGGCCATTCGCTCTATTAGCAAATACTGGTTAAATTCTCATGGAGATCCTAGAATCGAAAATTCGTTGTCACAGCCATCTGTTATACAAGGAATAATGGAAGTTCTGTTTGTTTCCGATGAAGATGAAATATTGGAGCTGGCTATATCAATTTTGGCAGAGTTAGCTACAAAGAGTGAAACAATTAGACAATTCATATTGAATTCGGATCCACAGCTTGATGTTTCCCTGAGACTATTGAGAAGTGGCAGCCTATTCCTAAAAGCTGCAGTTTTGCTTTATCTAGTGAAACCAAAGGCAAAACAGATGATATCTTCGGAGTGGATTCCATTAGTTCTTCGAGTTTTGGAATTCGGTGACCATGTGCAGACATTATTCGCTGTTAAATGCCGCCCTCATGAAGCAGCATATTACTTCCTAGACCAACTCTTAACCGGTTTTAACGAAGATAAAAATCTCGAGAATGCTAGACAGTTAATTTCACTTGGTGGATTAGGTTTATTAGTAAGGAGGATGGATGAAGGGAAAACTTTTGAGAAAAGCGAAGCTGCTTCTGTTATTTATTATTGCATTCAAGCCAATGGAAGTTGTCGACACTATTTAGCGAAAAACTCGAGAAAAGACACAATTTTATCACTCTTAGTTCAAGGGAAGCACACAAAATCTCAAGGGCGTGCTCTTGAGTTGCTGACAGAGTCACTTTGCCTTAACAG GAGAAAACAAAGAATGGAGTCCTTAAGCGCGCTAACAAAAGGGTGGGACTGCTTAAACACACTGCATATTTTGTTGCTATGCCTCCAAAAGGCTCGACTGCAAGAGTGTGCCATCATTGCAGTGATATTGCTACAGCTAGATCTTATG GGTGATCCTTTGGAATGTAGTATATACAGAGAAGAGGCAATAGATGCCATTGTAAAAGCACTAGATTGTAGGGTGTTCGACGAGAGGGTGCAGGAGAAGACAGCAAGGGCACTGTTGATTCTGGGCGGGCACTTTTCTTACACCGGCGAGCCAGAGGTGGAGAAATGGCTGTTAAGAACAGCAGGCTTCGACGAGAACAGTGAAACTTCATGTTATGGAATGGATTCTGATATACATGGATTCCTAAACCTG GGTGAAGAGGATAAAACGACGGAAAATTTGCAAAGCAAAGCAGCAATGGTGTTGCTTAGCAAGGGAAACACAAGATTAATTTCTTCACTCTCGAATTCAATAGGCAGCGGAATCCCATGTCTTGCAAGAGCAAGCCTGGTGACTGTCTGCTGGATGAGCTGTGGCTTCCGTCTCCTAGAAGACAAAGAGCTTCAATATGCAGCATGCTCAATCCTTGTGCCACAGTTGATACAGTTCTTGAATCACGACAGTGCTCTTGAGGAAAGGGTTCTTGTTTCATTTTCTCTGCTAACTCTTACAAAGGGCACAG ATTATTTTGCTACGTCGCCTTTGGATAAAGGAGTTCTTGGTTGCCTAGGCCGGCTTTCCGATGTAACATGGACGGCTGAGGAGCTTATTTCACATATCACCTCCACTTCAAGTTCAATGGATCCATTTTCTTGA
- the LOC142537833 gene encoding uncharacterized protein LOC142537833: MNIALVSLYSVTLYGGVTMIGQEGLSHAHRRRGVQIMGPICSGKRLDLCVQAYERDLGASNVGPFKAKFPTKLTLGVVTEMTFGLSDGQLRLLITSFVSDMATETNVQRETVHVVPPQVVPHGTPRAAAVAVPAEKTEKFTGVDFKRWRQKMLFYLTMLNLARFLTEDAPKLNEGEGDVESVSAVEAWNHSDFLCRNYVLNGLADSLYNVFCEKKAAKELWESLDRKYKTEDAGAKKFLVGRFLDFKMVDSKPVISQVQELQVILHEIHGEGMPLSESFQVAAIVQKLPPAWKDFKNCLKHKRKEMNVEELIVRLRIEEDNKSSERRLFSPVAAKANVVEHSQSSKKRPFSSSNRKLNMGPKGGVSKKKFSGKCYNCDGMGHKASDCKKPKRNREVNVVENISQEVSNMNLCAVISEVNLVGSNPREWWIDTGATRHVCSDKEMFATLEESKNGEKLFMGNSVTSEIKGQGKVVLKMTSGKELTLNNVLYVPDIRKNLVSGSLLNKHGFSIVFESDKVVLSKSGMFVGKGYVCNGLFKLNVMAIKPVMNKVNTFAYLLESSCLWHGYHQREGLDYFDTYSPVSRITSIRVILAIAALRNLEVHQMDVKTAFLNGDLEEEVYMEQPDGFSATGQENKHLSKNRGESMSQLEYSRVIGSLMYLMSCTRPDIAYAVSKLSRFTSNQGVEHWKAIIRLLRYLRYTRDHGLYYTRYPAVIEGYSDANWISDMKDSKSTSGFIFTLGGAAIAWKSSKQTVIARSTMQSEFIALDKCGEKAEWLRHFLEDVPGWEKPVPAICIHCDSQSAIGRAQNNMYNGKSRHIRRRHNTIRQLLSTGVISVDYVKSKDNIADPLTKGLNRELVAKKSRGMGLKPIE; encoded by the exons ATGAACATAGCATTGGTGAGTTTATATAGTGTTACACTTTATGGAGGTGTAACAATGATTGGTCAAGAGGGTCTCTCTCACGCGCACAGGCGCAGGGGGGTGCAAATCATGGGCCCGATTTGCAGTGGAAAAAGGCTTGACTTGTGTGTGCAAGCGTACGAGCGCGACCTGGGTGCGTCGAATGTCGGACCGTTCAAGGCAAAATTTCCCACCAAG CTGACCCTTGGTGTTGTAACTGAAATGACCTTTGGCCTTTCAGATGGCCAGCTAAG ATTACTTATAACGAGTTTTGTTTCAGATATGGCTACTGAGACTAACGTGCAAAGGGAAACTGTTCATGTTGTCCCTCCTCAAGTTGTCCCTCATGGTACCCCACGTGCTGCTGCGGTCGCTGTTCCAGCAGAAAAAACCGAGAAGTTCACTGGTGTGGACTTCAAAAGGTGGCGGCAGAAGATGCTGTTTTATTTGACAATGCTGAACTTGGCCAGATTCCTCACTGAGGATGCTCCTAAGCTCAACGAGGGTGAGGGAGATGTTGAATCTGTTAGTGCGGTTGAGGCATGGAATCATTCTGATTTCTTATGCCGAAACTATGTACTAAACGGATTGGCAGATTCGCTCTACAACGTGTTTTGCGAAAAGAAAGCGGCTAAAGAGCTGTGGGAATCCCTAGATAGAAAGTACAAAACCGAGGATGCCGGGGCCAAGAAGTTTCTTGTTGGTCGCTTTCTGGACTTTAAAATGGTGGATTCAAAGCCGGTTATCAGTCAAGTTCAAGAACTACAAGTGATTCTTCACGAGATTCACGGTGAGGGGATGCCTTTGAGTGAATCATTCCAAGTGGCTGCTATTGTTCAGAAACTACCACCAGCTTGGAAGGATTTCAAGAATTGCTTGAAGCACAAACGAAAGGAGATGAATGTTGAAGAGCTCATTGTTCGACTTCGTATTGAGGAAGACAACAAGAGTTCGGAAAGAAGATTGTTCTCTCCTGTTGCTGCAAAGGCAAATGTTGTCGAGCATAGTCAAAGCTCGAAAAAGAGACCATTCTCCTCCTCCAACAGAAAGTTGAACATGGGACCCAAAGGAGGCGTGTCAAAGAAGAAGTTCTCGGGAAAATGCTATAATTGTGATGGCATGGGTCACAAGGCATCTGATTGTAAGAAGCCGAAGAGAAACCGAGAGGTGAATGTGGTAGAGAACATATCTCAAGAGGTTTCGAATATGAATCTCTGTGCTGTAATATCAGAGGTTAATCTGGTGGGTTCGAATCCAAGGGAGTGGTGGATCGACACGGGTGCCACTCGCCATGTTTGCTCGGATAAGGAGATGTTTGCAACTCTTGAGGAATCTAAGAATGGGGAAAAGCTGTTCATGGGAAATTCCGTCACTTCTGAAATCAAGGGTCAAGGAAAAGTTGTCCTAAAGATGACATCGGGAAAAGAACTGACTTTGAACAATGTGTTGTATGTACCTGACATCCGCAAGAACTTGGTGTCCGGGTCGCTTCTTAACAAGCATGGTTTCAGCATTGTGTTTGAGTCAGATAAGGTGGTTTTGTCTAAAAGTGGAATGTTTGTTGGCAAAGGTTATGTTTGTAATGGTTTGTTCAAACTAAATGTAATGGCTATTAAGCCCGTGATGAATAAAGTTAATACTTTTGCTTATTTGCTTGAGTCTTCTTGTTTATGGCATG GATACCATCAACGTGAAGGGCTTGATTACTTTGACACATATTCTCCTGTATCGAGAATAACCTCTATTCGTGTGATACTTGCGATTGCCGCATTGCGGAATCTTGAAGTACACCAAATGGACGTAAAGACAGCCTTTCTAAATGGAGATTTAGAAGAGGAAGTTTACATGGAACAACCTGATGGATTTTCTGCGACTGGGCAAGAAAATAAG catctatcaaagaatcgagGTGAAAGTATGTCTCAATTAGAATACTCTCGAGTCATTGGAAGTCTGATGTACTTAATGAGTTGTACAAGACCAGATATAGCCTATGCAGTAAgcaaattgagtagattcacgAGTAATCAAGGAGTTGAACACTGGAAAGCAATTATCAGATTGCTAAGATACTTAAGGTACACTCGTGATCATGGGCTGTACTATACAAGATATCCTGCTGTTATTGAAGGATACAGTGATGCGAATTGgatatctgatatgaaagaTTCAAAATCTACAAGTGGATTTATATTCACTTTAGGAGGTGCAGCAATTGCGTGGAAGTCTTCTAAACAAACTGTAATAGCCAGATCCACGATGCAATCTGAGTTCATAGCCCTTGACAAGTGTGGTGAAAAGGCTGAATGGCTGCGTCATTTTTTAGAAGATGTTCCAGGATGGGAAAAACCTGTGCCGGCTATATGCATACATTGTGACAGccaatctgcgattggtagGGCACAAAATAATATGTATAATGGTAAGTCTAGGCATATACGTCGTAGACATAATACCATTAGACAACTACTCTCAACTGGAGTTATCTCTGTTGACTATGTAAAGTCAAAGGATAATATAGCGGATCCGCTAACCAAAGGGTTAAACAGAGAGTTAGTTGCGAAAAAGTCAAGGGGAATGGGGCTCAAGCCTATAGAATAA
- the LOC142535040 gene encoding fe(2+) transport protein 1-like isoform X1: MAEIPTKFLLILFFLFLSLSPHASAAADSPLECSSGPTGECRDKGKALVLKLVAIAAIFATSMIGVCLPFLSRKIPALQPDKDLFVLVKAFASGVILATGYMHVMPDSFDCLTSECLPENPWRKFPFTTFVAMLSAILTLMVDSYAMSYYRKHNFSGNGARPVDENNKNEELESQGPGHCHGNDILKVDGDNASQLLRYRVVAQVLELGIVVHSVVIGLSMGASDNPCTIRPLVAALCFHQLFEGMGLGGCILQAEYGSRMKATMVVFFSGTTPLGIAMGLGLSNVYSENSPTALIVVGLLNACSAGLLNYMALVDLLASDFMGVKLQKSMKLQTWAYVAVLLGAGGMSLMAKWA; the protein is encoded by the exons ATGGCTGAAATTCCCACAAAATTCCTGTTAATATTATTCTTTCTCTTCCTATCGCTCTCGCCGCATGCTTCCGCCGCAGCAGATTCGCCGCTGGAATGCAGCTCAGGACCGACCGGTGAATGCCGCGACAAAGGGAAGGCGTTGGTTCTAAAACTAGTCGCCATCGCTGCAATTTTCGCCACCAGTATGATCGGTGTTTGCCTCCCATTCCTTTCTCGGAAGATCCCGGCTCTTCAACCTGATAAGGATTTGTTTGTGCTGGTTAAGGCATTCGCATCAGGAGTAATACTCGCCACTGGGTACATGCACGTGATGCCGGACTCATTCGACTGCCTAACATCAGAATGTTTGCCAGAGAATCCATGGAGAAAGTTCCCTTTCACCACATTCGTGGCTATGCTTTCTGCTATATTGACTCTGATGGTGGATTCATACGCCATGAGTTACTACAGAAAGCATAATTTCTCAGGAAATGGAGCTAGGCCGGTTgatgaaaacaataaaaatgaGGAACTGGAATCTCAGGGTCCTGGGCACTGCCATGGAAACGACATACTCAAAGTCGATGGCGATAATGCATCACAGTTGCTGAGATATCGCGTGGTTGCACAG GTTCTGGAACTGGGAATCGTTGTGCATTCTGTAGTGATCGGGCTATCGATGGGGGCGTCTGATAACCCATGCACAATCAGGCCCCTTGTTGCTGCTCTATGCTTTCATCAACTCTTCGAAGGTATGGGTCTAGGTGGATGCATTCTCCAG GCGGAATATGGGTCGAGAATGAAAGCAACAATGGTGGTGTTTTTCTCGGGGACAACTCCACTAGGAATCGCCATGGGGCTGGGACTATCGAATGTTTACAGCGAAAACAGCCCGACGGCTCTAATCGTGGTGGGGTTGCTGAACGCGTGTTCGGCTGGATTGCTGAACTACATGGCATTGGTTGACTTGTTGGCATCTGATTTCATGGGCGTGAAGTTGCAGAAGAGCATGAAGCTTCAAACATGGGCATATGTTGCTGTTTTGTTAGGCGCTGGAGGCATGTCCCTTATGGCTAAATGGGCATAG
- the LOC142535040 gene encoding zinc transporter 7-like isoform X2, with protein sequence MAEIPTKFLLILFFLFLSLSPHASAAADSPLECSSGPTGECRDKGKALVLKLVAIAAIFATSMIGVCLPFLSRKIPALQPDKDLFVLVKAFASGVILATGYMHVMPDSFDCLTSECLPENPWRKFPFTTFVAMLSAILTLMVDSYAMSYYRKHNFSGNGARPVDENNKNEELESQGPGHCHGNDILKVDGDNASQLLRYRVVAQVLELGIVVHSVVIGLSMGASDNPCTIRPLVAALCFHQLFEGGIWVENESNNGGVFLGDNSTRNRHGAGTIECLQRKQPDGSNRGGVAERVFGWIAELHGIG encoded by the exons ATGGCTGAAATTCCCACAAAATTCCTGTTAATATTATTCTTTCTCTTCCTATCGCTCTCGCCGCATGCTTCCGCCGCAGCAGATTCGCCGCTGGAATGCAGCTCAGGACCGACCGGTGAATGCCGCGACAAAGGGAAGGCGTTGGTTCTAAAACTAGTCGCCATCGCTGCAATTTTCGCCACCAGTATGATCGGTGTTTGCCTCCCATTCCTTTCTCGGAAGATCCCGGCTCTTCAACCTGATAAGGATTTGTTTGTGCTGGTTAAGGCATTCGCATCAGGAGTAATACTCGCCACTGGGTACATGCACGTGATGCCGGACTCATTCGACTGCCTAACATCAGAATGTTTGCCAGAGAATCCATGGAGAAAGTTCCCTTTCACCACATTCGTGGCTATGCTTTCTGCTATATTGACTCTGATGGTGGATTCATACGCCATGAGTTACTACAGAAAGCATAATTTCTCAGGAAATGGAGCTAGGCCGGTTgatgaaaacaataaaaatgaGGAACTGGAATCTCAGGGTCCTGGGCACTGCCATGGAAACGACATACTCAAAGTCGATGGCGATAATGCATCACAGTTGCTGAGATATCGCGTGGTTGCACAG GTTCTGGAACTGGGAATCGTTGTGCATTCTGTAGTGATCGGGCTATCGATGGGGGCGTCTGATAACCCATGCACAATCAGGCCCCTTGTTGCTGCTCTATGCTTTCATCAACTCTTCGAAG GCGGAATATGGGTCGAGAATGAAAGCAACAATGGTGGTGTTTTTCTCGGGGACAACTCCACTAGGAATCGCCATGGGGCTGGGACTATCGAATGTTTACAGCGAAAACAGCCCGACGGCTCTAATCGTGGTGGGGTTGCTGAACGCGTGTTCGGCTGGATTGCTGAACTACATGGCATTGGTTGA